In candidate division WOR-3 bacterium, the following proteins share a genomic window:
- a CDS encoding Mrp/NBP35 family ATP-binding protein: MQSDKVDSEIRIAENLQKIKNRLLVFSGKGGVGKSTVAANLGLALSERKLRVGLIDIDIHGPNLAKMLGAEGKKLQPSEENRIVPLKITSNLSLVSISFFLHNFDNPVIWRGPLKMKLIQQFLGDVVWGELDWLIIDSPPGTGDEPLSVAQLIPATGAIIVTTPQEVSLMDSRKAVNFARVLKLRTFGIIENMSGLDCPHCGKRIDIFGSGGGERTARDLGVPFLGKIPMDPGIVSLADEGKPFITYRPDSAAAEAFGRIIDKIITAAK, encoded by the coding sequence ATGCAGTCAGACAAAGTAGACAGCGAAATAAGAATCGCAGAGAACCTTCAGAAAATCAAGAATCGATTGCTGGTTTTCTCGGGAAAGGGCGGTGTCGGTAAAAGCACCGTAGCGGCGAACCTTGGTCTGGCACTTAGCGAGAGAAAACTCAGGGTTGGACTGATAGACATCGATATCCACGGTCCTAATCTCGCAAAAATGCTTGGCGCAGAGGGAAAGAAACTTCAACCTTCCGAAGAAAATAGAATAGTTCCGCTGAAAATTACCAGTAACCTGTCTCTGGTGTCTATATCATTCTTCCTGCATAACTTCGATAATCCCGTCATATGGCGCGGACCCCTCAAAATGAAACTGATACAGCAGTTTCTCGGTGATGTGGTATGGGGCGAACTCGATTGGCTGATAATTGACTCACCGCCCGGAACCGGCGATGAACCACTATCAGTGGCGCAGCTCATCCCCGCGACCGGTGCAATCATTGTAACAACACCGCAGGAAGTATCATTGATGGATTCGCGGAAAGCTGTAAATTTCGCGCGTGTGCTCAAACTCCGGACATTCGGCATTATTGAAAACATGAGCGGATTGGATTGTCCGCACTGCGGTAAGAGAATTGACATATTCGGAAGCGGAGGAGGAGAAAGAACAGCCCGAGACCTTGGTGTGCCGTTTCTGGGTAAAATACCGATGGACCCGGGCATTGTATCACTTGCTGATGAGGGAAAACCATTTATCACTTACAGACCCGATTCGGCGGCAGCAGAGGCATTTGGTAGGATCATAGACAAAATTATTACGGCAGCTAAATAG
- a CDS encoding bifunctional alpha,alpha-trehalose-phosphate synthase (UDP-forming)/trehalose-phosphatase produces the protein MKKILVISNRLPVTVTKRERQLRFNPSVGGLATGLSSLSRSYENIWIGWPGIALERVEREKKQITRRLRKDNCHPVFIKQNDMENYYYGFCNRTIWPLFHYFTQYSIYNRKNWNSYLKVNQMFCSEILKIAGPDDIIWVHDYHLMLLPQLIRKKMPHATIGFFLHIPFPSSEVFRILPPRKEIVRGILGSDLIGFHTYDYAHHFIQTTRRLLGYEHSKAQINIDNRIVKVDAFPMGIDFDAFNQAEDDATVQREIKKIRRRVGDRKIIISIDRLDYTKGIAQRLEAFDHFLDTNPKYREKVSLILVAVPSRTGVEQYALLKREVDELISRINGKYGTIGWLPIWYLYRFLPFKNLVPLYSVGDVALVTPIRDGMNLIAKEYLATKKDKKGVLILSEMAGASKVLGEAIIVNPNNKEEIGAAIRTALQMPEKEQVRRNDVMQKRLKRYNVERWAHDFIDVLLRTKQKQSEMISKNLDLEISRKMIKDCRSRRNRLLLLDYDGTLVPFVSEPSRAAPDREITNIIRKLAANPKNTVVIVSGRDRQTLDNWFGNLNLGMIAEHGAWFKERSNKWRMIKHLKNDWKEQIRPILELYVDRTPGARIEEKEFSLVWHHRKTDERLGERRASDLKERLIDIVTPINLSILEGSKVIEVKNSGVNKGIAAQRWLGKQHYDFILAIGDDWTDEDTFEAVPESAYSIKVGIGYTKARYTIPSQKDARDLLKELAKC, from the coding sequence ATGAAAAAAATCCTTGTAATATCGAATCGGCTCCCTGTTACTGTTACGAAAAGAGAACGTCAGCTGAGATTCAACCCTAGCGTTGGTGGGCTTGCGACCGGATTGAGCTCGCTCTCACGATCATACGAGAACATCTGGATAGGATGGCCCGGCATTGCTCTTGAGCGCGTTGAACGAGAGAAAAAGCAGATAACTCGCAGGCTGAGGAAAGACAATTGCCATCCTGTTTTCATAAAGCAGAACGATATGGAGAACTATTACTACGGTTTCTGCAACCGAACAATCTGGCCGCTGTTCCATTATTTCACGCAATACTCTATTTACAACAGGAAGAACTGGAATTCTTATCTGAAAGTAAATCAAATGTTCTGTAGTGAGATATTAAAAATTGCAGGACCTGACGATATCATCTGGGTCCACGACTATCACCTGATGTTATTACCACAACTCATAAGGAAGAAAATGCCCCATGCAACAATTGGATTCTTTCTGCACATACCTTTTCCATCTTCGGAAGTTTTCCGCATTCTCCCGCCTCGCAAGGAGATCGTACGGGGCATATTAGGTTCCGACCTTATAGGGTTCCACACGTATGATTACGCTCACCATTTCATTCAGACCACAAGACGGCTGTTGGGATACGAACATAGTAAAGCCCAGATAAACATTGATAACCGTATCGTGAAGGTCGATGCATTTCCCATGGGGATAGACTTTGATGCATTTAATCAGGCTGAGGATGATGCCACTGTCCAGCGTGAAATAAAGAAAATAAGAAGGCGCGTCGGCGATAGGAAAATCATCATTTCCATCGACCGGTTAGATTATACAAAAGGAATAGCACAAAGGCTCGAGGCTTTTGACCATTTCCTCGATACGAACCCGAAATACCGAGAAAAGGTCTCTCTGATCCTCGTCGCCGTACCGTCCCGTACGGGCGTTGAGCAATATGCACTACTAAAACGTGAAGTAGACGAACTCATCAGCAGGATAAATGGAAAATACGGAACCATTGGCTGGCTGCCGATATGGTATCTGTATCGCTTTCTGCCATTCAAGAATCTGGTACCGTTATACAGTGTCGGTGATGTCGCTCTGGTAACGCCTATACGAGATGGCATGAATCTCATCGCGAAAGAATATCTGGCGACAAAAAAAGACAAAAAAGGCGTTCTGATTCTGAGCGAGATGGCAGGAGCCTCAAAAGTTCTGGGCGAAGCGATAATCGTCAATCCAAACAACAAGGAAGAGATCGGCGCAGCAATTAGAACGGCACTCCAGATGCCTGAGAAAGAACAGGTACGAAGAAATGATGTCATGCAAAAACGTCTCAAACGCTACAATGTTGAACGCTGGGCGCATGATTTCATCGATGTGCTCTTACGAACAAAACAGAAACAATCCGAAATGATATCAAAAAACCTGGACCTTGAAATTTCAAGAAAAATGATCAAGGACTGCCGGTCGAGACGGAATAGATTGCTACTGCTCGACTACGATGGGACTCTTGTTCCATTCGTATCAGAGCCCTCCAGAGCAGCCCCCGACAGAGAAATCACCAACATCATCAGAAAACTTGCGGCTAACCCGAAGAACACGGTAGTCATCGTAAGCGGAAGAGATCGCCAGACGCTCGATAACTGGTTCGGCAATTTGAATCTCGGGATGATCGCTGAACATGGCGCGTGGTTCAAGGAAAGATCAAACAAATGGCGAATGATAAAACACTTGAAAAACGACTGGAAAGAACAGATAAGGCCAATACTGGAACTATATGTCGACCGCACGCCTGGTGCCCGCATCGAAGAAAAGGAATTCTCCCTTGTCTGGCATCACCGAAAAACAGACGAAAGATTGGGGGAACGCAGGGCGAGCGATCTAAAAGAAAGATTGATCGATATCGTCACTCCAATCAATCTGAGTATACTTGAGGGGAGCAAAGTCATCGAAGTAAAGAACAGCGGCGTCAACAAAGGCATTGCCGCACAGAGATGGCTGGGCAAGCAACATTATGATTTCATTTTGGCAATCGGTGATGACTGGACCGATGAAGACACCTTTGAGGCGGTGCCTGAATCAGCATACTCCATTAAAGTCGGTATCGGTTACACAAAGGCAAGATACACAATACCTTCACAAAAGGATGCGCGCGATCTCTTGAAAGAATTAGCCAAGTGTTAA
- a CDS encoding glycosyltransferase has translation MKRSLNDYRTIVGDEAIGKLYHKARKIYGKTVVHVNSTYYGGGVAEILSGLVPLMNDIGIAAGWRMLRGTPDFFDITKKFHNALQGNSINLSEIKKKLYVQANEDFSTYSHISQNCVIIHDPQPLPLIQFYPRKQPWVWRIHIDLSNPNQELWGFLKNFILKYDVIIISSDTYRLKDTPVEQRVIHPAIDPLSPKNMPIPEKVIAKYLKKFNIPTDKPIITQISRFDKFKDQEGLIDVFRMVKEKVDCRLVLCGSSALDDPESQQYYERTKRKANNFVKDRDIIMITSENNILVNALQRKSDVIVQKSLREGFGLTVTEAMLKEKPVIASRVGGIMLQIKDGDDGFLLEADDKEGFAARIVEVLQEPSLARSLGKKAGEVAKEKFLITRLLADYLDLLGDLIG, from the coding sequence ATGAAAAGAAGCCTAAATGATTACCGCACTATTGTCGGTGACGAAGCAATAGGCAAGTTATATCACAAAGCGAGAAAAATCTATGGCAAAACCGTGGTCCATGTGAATTCGACCTACTACGGCGGCGGTGTTGCCGAGATTCTGAGCGGACTCGTTCCATTAATGAATGACATAGGAATCGCTGCTGGTTGGAGAATGCTTCGCGGAACACCAGATTTCTTCGATATAACGAAGAAATTCCACAATGCTCTCCAGGGAAATTCGATCAATCTCAGTGAGATCAAAAAGAAACTATATGTACAAGCGAATGAGGACTTCTCGACCTATTCACATATCTCCCAGAATTGCGTGATCATACATGACCCGCAGCCCTTACCCTTGATTCAGTTCTACCCGCGGAAACAGCCCTGGGTATGGAGGATTCATATCGATCTCTCGAACCCGAATCAGGAATTATGGGGATTTCTGAAAAATTTCATTCTGAAGTACGATGTCATCATAATCTCAAGTGATACCTACAGGTTGAAGGATACGCCGGTCGAACAGCGCGTCATACACCCTGCCATAGACCCGCTGTCACCAAAGAACATGCCGATTCCCGAGAAAGTCATTGCAAAGTATCTGAAAAAGTTCAATATTCCTACAGACAAACCGATAATCACTCAAATATCCAGATTTGACAAGTTCAAAGATCAGGAAGGATTGATCGATGTCTTCAGAATGGTAAAGGAAAAAGTAGACTGCCGGCTCGTTCTTTGCGGCAGTAGCGCACTCGACGACCCGGAATCGCAACAATACTACGAACGCACAAAACGCAAAGCGAATAACTTTGTCAAAGACCGGGATATAATCATGATAACAAGCGAGAACAATATTCTGGTGAATGCATTGCAGAGAAAATCTGACGTCATAGTGCAGAAATCTTTACGCGAAGGCTTCGGACTGACCGTGACCGAAGCGATGTTGAAAGAAAAACCTGTGATCGCCTCCCGGGTCGGCGGCATAATGCTGCAGATCAAAGACGGTGATGACGGATTCCTTCTTGAAGCCGACGATAAAGAAGGCTTTGCCGCGAGAATCGTAGAAGTTCTGCAAGAACCTTCACTGGCGAGATCTCTGGGCAAAAAAGCAGGCGAAGTGGCAAAAGAAAAATTCCTCATCACACGGCTACTCGCTGATTACCTCGATCTGCTCGGTGATTTAATAGGTTAG
- a CDS encoding iron-sulfur cluster assembly scaffold protein, with protein sequence MKDQEFSAQGYSPVVADHMRNPRHWGIMRHSDGYAKITGTCGDTMEISLNVKNNLIAKCTFDTDGCGATVACGSMVAEMATGKPLTIARQIDQNMILDYCGGLPEGNTHCALLAANTLRRAIDDCVQTRKTPWKRFYRMEK encoded by the coding sequence ATGAAGGACCAGGAATTTTCAGCACAAGGCTATTCTCCCGTAGTAGCCGATCACATGCGCAACCCCCGCCACTGGGGAATCATGCGCCATAGTGATGGTTACGCGAAAATAACCGGAACGTGCGGCGACACAATGGAGATATCATTGAATGTCAAAAACAACCTTATCGCGAAATGCACTTTTGACACAGATGGTTGTGGCGCAACGGTCGCTTGTGGAAGCATGGTCGCCGAAATGGCAACCGGCAAACCACTGACCATTGCCCGGCAGATCGACCAGAATATGATCCTGGACTACTGCGGCGGCCTGCCAGAGGGAAATACGCACTGCGCTTTGCTTGCGGCGAATACTCTTAGAAGGGCGATCGATGACTGTGTTCAGACACGCAAGACACCCTGGAAGAGGTTCTACAGGATGGAGAAGTAG
- a CDS encoding metallophosphoesterase family protein, whose product MKIIGLTDIHGRTAYGKEVIEQMRSADLIAIAGDTTNFGGCKEAESVIETIASINGKIIAVHGNCDQSSAVELLSARHMNLHGTSMTIGDVQFMGIGGSNKTPFHTPQEYSDEEMKEILTGISESPGIRFRMLISHSPPFKSKVDKMLLGIHVGSKAVREYIETSQPDIVLCGHIHEARGFDHIGRTLIINPGPFPKHYVVIDIDNTIRYQLY is encoded by the coding sequence ATGAAGATCATCGGACTGACTGACATCCACGGACGAACGGCATACGGCAAAGAAGTAATCGAACAAATGCGAAGTGCCGACCTCATAGCAATCGCAGGTGATACTACGAACTTTGGTGGCTGCAAAGAAGCAGAATCGGTAATCGAGACGATTGCGTCGATCAACGGCAAAATTATTGCGGTACACGGAAACTGCGACCAGTCCAGCGCTGTCGAACTTCTCTCGGCCAGACACATGAACCTACACGGGACATCCATGACGATAGGCGACGTGCAATTCATGGGAATAGGCGGCAGCAACAAGACACCATTCCACACGCCGCAGGAGTATAGTGACGAGGAAATGAAAGAGATCCTAACCGGTATATCAGAATCACCAGGCATCCGGTTTCGCATGTTGATCAGCCACTCGCCTCCGTTTAAGAGTAAAGTCGACAAAATGCTCTTGGGCATTCATGTTGGAAGTAAAGCAGTTAGAGAATACATAGAAACTTCGCAGCCTGATATCGTGCTCTGCGGTCATATACATGAAGCACGCGGTTTTGACCACATAGGAAGAACGCTTATCATCAACCCCGGTCCGTTCCCCAAGCACTACGTGGTGATAGACATAGACAATACGATCCGCTACCAGCTCTACTGA
- a CDS encoding D-glycerate dehydrogenase — protein MHHKPKVLLTRRLPASGMNLLSQHFDLNVNPLDEPMPHSRIAESISDKEGLACLLTDDIDLEIIQKASNLKIIANYAVGYNNIDLAAVNKRKIPVTNTPDVLTEATADLTIGLLISVARRIVEGDNYVRAGRFRGWAPELLLGSDVYGKTLGIVGMGRIGQAVARRAHGFGMAVLYYDKKRLPEDVEKRIDIQYREAIQLLSESDFVSIHAPLSDDTRHFISGAELNAMKRTAYLINVARGAIVDEEALVEALRNGDIAGCALDVYENEPVVTPELLQMPNAVLVPHIGSASLEARTKMALMVVENLVAVLIDNKRPPNVVNPEIYTNSLFRK, from the coding sequence ATGCACCATAAGCCCAAGGTATTGCTGACGCGCAGACTACCCGCAAGCGGAATGAATCTACTAAGTCAACACTTCGATCTGAATGTCAATCCACTCGACGAACCCATGCCTCATAGCCGTATTGCCGAAAGCATATCGGATAAGGAAGGATTGGCATGTTTGTTGACCGATGATATTGATTTGGAGATAATCCAGAAAGCGTCCAATCTCAAGATCATCGCCAACTATGCTGTAGGTTACAACAATATAGACCTTGCAGCGGTCAACAAGAGGAAAATACCGGTCACAAACACGCCTGACGTGCTCACAGAAGCGACGGCTGATCTGACAATAGGGCTGCTCATCTCGGTCGCCCGCCGCATCGTTGAAGGCGATAATTACGTCAGGGCAGGAAGATTCAGGGGCTGGGCGCCTGAACTCCTTCTCGGTTCAGATGTTTATGGAAAGACATTGGGTATTGTCGGGATGGGGAGAATAGGCCAGGCTGTCGCGAGGCGCGCGCACGGTTTCGGAATGGCGGTTCTGTACTATGACAAGAAACGGCTCCCAGAAGATGTAGAGAAACGAATCGACATACAGTATCGTGAAGCAATACAACTCCTGAGTGAGTCTGATTTTGTTTCGATCCATGCACCGTTGAGCGATGATACTCGCCATTTTATCTCGGGTGCAGAATTGAATGCAATGAAGAGGACGGCGTATCTGATCAATGTTGCGCGCGGAGCCATTGTCGATGAAGAGGCATTGGTTGAAGCGCTCAGGAATGGGGACATCGCCGGTTGTGCCCTCGATGTTTATGAGAATGAACCGGTCGTAACGCCGGAACTCCTGCAGATGCCCAACGCTGTCTTGGTGCCACACATAGGGTCGGCTTCACTCGAAGCGAGGACAAAGATGGCCCTTATGGTCGTTGAGAATCTTGTTGCCGTATTGATCGATAATAAACGCCCACCCAACGTCGTCAATCCCGAGATCTACACTAATAGTCTTTTTCGGAAGTAA
- a CDS encoding formylmethanofuran dehydrogenase subunit E family protein — translation MRFKKLRNLSYQDTVRFHGHDGPFLALGYRLGRYLVKTMKPRGIMDLTITVKTKVMKPYTCLLDGLQCSTFATMGKGNLFVASHAGDDILVEIKKGKLARQYRMTRKAWDICIHAEDLPRAARQIRRMPIAELWSKDI, via the coding sequence ATGAGATTCAAGAAGCTGAGGAACCTTAGTTATCAGGATACTGTGCGTTTTCATGGTCATGATGGGCCATTTTTGGCATTGGGATATCGATTGGGCAGGTACTTGGTCAAAACAATGAAGCCCCGCGGCATCATGGATCTGACGATTACCGTGAAGACAAAGGTTATGAAACCGTATACATGCCTGCTTGACGGTCTGCAGTGTTCTACTTTTGCCACTATGGGAAAAGGTAACCTGTTTGTGGCGAGTCATGCAGGTGATGATATTTTAGTGGAGATCAAGAAAGGTAAACTGGCACGTCAGTATAGAATGACCAGAAAAGCATGGGATATCTGTATTCACGCTGAGGATCTACCGAGAGCAGCTCGTCAGATACGGCGAATGCCTATCGCTGAGCTATGGTCAAAGGACATCTAA
- a CDS encoding DUF1858 domain-containing protein, giving the protein MEKINADTHVEQILMKYPALSRIFIDFGLPCLVCGEPFWGTIAELGSNHSISIDKLNEVKAEIDEKS; this is encoded by the coding sequence ATGGAGAAAATCAATGCCGATACCCATGTCGAACAAATACTGATGAAATATCCTGCTCTGTCGAGGATATTCATCGATTTCGGTCTCCCCTGTCTGGTCTGCGGTGAACCGTTCTGGGGCACGATAGCGGAATTAGGCAGCAACCATAGTATCAGCATTGATAAATTAAATGAGGTTAAGGCAGAAATTGATGAAAAATCATAA
- a CDS encoding aspartate 1-decarboxylase, with product MKNHKFCPLCGSILLAKKIDGLDRPVCLTCGWIYYANPLPSAVAFVLREGKEVLLIKRGVQPGKGKWALPSGFVEADELPQQTVIRELKEETGINGTLSHLIGVYTEPTKMYGNVLLIAYDVKYQTGKPRARTDTVDAKFFPLSKIPRIPFDSHRAIIRDGLHRNRSNGMNVNVLKSKITEATITHTKLFYKGSMGIDSAVMKEVNILPGEKVHVLNYDNGKRLETYTIEEKAGSGRIVLYGPASKKGEVGQRLCILSYASMTYDSARVFKAKVVTLDSKNRIKRR from the coding sequence ATGAAAAATCATAAATTTTGTCCATTGTGTGGAAGTATTCTATTAGCAAAGAAAATTGACGGTCTGGACCGCCCAGTGTGCTTAACCTGCGGTTGGATATACTATGCAAATCCCCTACCAAGTGCCGTGGCATTTGTTCTCCGTGAAGGTAAAGAAGTACTCTTGATAAAGCGCGGCGTGCAACCAGGTAAGGGTAAGTGGGCTCTTCCTTCTGGTTTTGTCGAAGCAGATGAGTTACCGCAGCAGACCGTGATCAGAGAACTTAAAGAAGAAACCGGGATCAATGGCACTCTATCTCACCTCATCGGTGTGTACACAGAGCCAACAAAGATGTATGGAAATGTACTGCTGATCGCATACGATGTTAAGTATCAGACCGGCAAACCCAGGGCGCGTACTGATACTGTGGACGCCAAATTCTTCCCCTTGAGCAAGATACCCAGAATACCATTTGACAGTCACCGGGCGATCATCCGCGACGGTCTGCACAGGAACCGGTCGAACGGGATGAATGTCAATGTACTCAAATCCAAAATTACTGAAGCAACCATAACCCACACAAAGCTATTCTACAAGGGAAGCATGGGGATTGACAGTGCCGTCATGAAGGAAGTAAACATCCTGCCAGGTGAAAAAGTTCACGTACTTAATTATGACAACGGAAAAAGGCTGGAAACCTATACCATCGAAGAGAAGGCTGGCTCTGGAAGGATCGTGCTGTACGGACCAGCATCGAAAAAAGGTGAGGTTGGACAAAGACTCTGTATATTATCATACGCTAGCATGACCTACGACAGCGCAAGAGTATTCAAAGCAAAAGTGGTTACGCTCGATTCCAAGAACAGAATAAAACGCCGATAG
- a CDS encoding radical SAM protein: MPHKHCSFDCVYCQLGKTTNTTVLRKEYTPTQEVLREIKEVLKRNMQSDFLTFSGSGEPTLHKDIGYMINELKKLTKTPIAVLTNGSLLHISEVRSDLKNADLVIPTLSTADEAVFRKIHRSHATIDLARVIEGYISFRKMYKGQIWLEVMLVHGMNDSPEQIRKLKDVIDRINPDKIHLNTVVRPPSEAHAQPVPMETMQELKKILGEKCEIIVDFAAKTKDGRDGNALEMITAIISRRPVTVADLVRATSLHKNEILKYLHLLSRKGRINISRHNGKEFYTLRGNDDRT, from the coding sequence ATGCCACACAAGCATTGTAGCTTTGATTGTGTATATTGTCAGCTCGGCAAAACGACAAACACAACCGTGTTACGCAAAGAATATACGCCTACGCAAGAGGTCCTTCGTGAAATCAAAGAGGTCTTGAAAAGAAATATGCAGAGCGATTTCTTGACCTTCTCAGGGTCTGGTGAGCCGACGCTCCACAAAGATATCGGCTATATGATCAATGAGCTAAAGAAGCTGACGAAAACTCCGATAGCCGTGCTCACCAACGGTTCACTACTACACATCTCTGAGGTAAGAAGCGATCTGAAGAACGCGGACCTGGTGATACCCACATTATCTACGGCAGATGAGGCTGTCTTTCGAAAAATACACCGTAGCCACGCGACAATTGATCTCGCACGGGTTATTGAAGGATACATCAGCTTCAGGAAAATGTACAAAGGACAAATATGGCTCGAAGTGATGCTCGTTCACGGCATGAATGACAGTCCGGAGCAGATCAGGAAACTAAAGGACGTGATCGATAGAATTAACCCTGATAAGATACACCTGAATACAGTTGTGCGTCCACCGAGCGAAGCACACGCGCAGCCAGTCCCAATGGAAACGATGCAGGAACTGAAAAAAATTCTGGGTGAGAAGTGCGAGATCATCGTTGATTTCGCTGCAAAGACAAAAGACGGACGAGATGGCAATGCGCTGGAAATGATTACAGCGATAATCTCCCGTAGACCGGTCACTGTGGCGGATCTGGTTAGAGCAACGAGCCTTCACAAAAATGAGATACTGAAATACCTTCATTTGCTCTCACGGAAGGGAAGAATCAATATTTCAAGGCATAACGGAAAAGAATTTTACACGCTAAGGGGGAATGATGATCGAACCTAA
- a CDS encoding DUF6125 family protein, translated as MMIEPKDMNKDELFELLTDAAKNWLAHDGLWFQTVEQKFGMDAAIELDGKAWEKFTRIEAQRIMKRLNMQPGGGIPALIQSLKFRLYAYLNKQIVVESSDKHCIFRMESCRVQDARKRKNLPDFPCKSVGILEYTFFAKTIDPRIETRCLSCPPDPHPDEYYCCWEFRIK; from the coding sequence ATGATGATCGAACCTAAAGACATGAACAAGGATGAACTCTTTGAGTTATTGACCGACGCAGCTAAGAACTGGCTCGCCCATGACGGTTTGTGGTTTCAGACAGTGGAACAGAAATTCGGCATGGATGCTGCGATCGAACTCGACGGCAAGGCATGGGAAAAGTTCACCCGGATCGAAGCCCAGCGCATAATGAAAAGACTCAATATGCAGCCGGGCGGCGGAATCCCAGCCCTCATCCAGTCCCTTAAGTTCAGATTGTACGCCTACCTCAACAAACAAATTGTTGTCGAATCGTCAGACAAACACTGCATATTCAGAATGGAGAGCTGCCGCGTCCAGGATGCGCGCAAGAGAAAGAACCTGCCGGATTTTCCGTGTAAGTCAGTAGGTATTCTTGAATATACTTTTTTCGCCAAGACTATAGATCCCCGGATCGAAACACGGTGTTTGAGCTGTCCTCCTGACCCGCATCCCGACGAATATTATTGCTGCTGGGAATTCAGAATTAAATAG
- a CDS encoding methylated-DNA--[protein]-cysteine S-methyltransferase, producing the protein MIRTYSFHFSVLTTSFGKVVVVWRSVDNKIVRIYLPGQYHMFRSSVFRRSGVEHSPHSAAAKPCSDIASFLCGREIKFNLDPVDWSMTSGFQRRVLLLENKIPRGMVSTYGRIARKLGLPRAARAVGNALARNPFPLIIPCHRAVRFDGSLGGYAGGVRMKKMLLELEGVEFDRHGRVITKKFW; encoded by the coding sequence ATGATAAGAACATATAGTTTCCACTTTTCAGTACTCACCACCAGTTTCGGTAAAGTGGTAGTTGTGTGGCGCTCTGTCGATAACAAGATAGTGAGGATATATTTGCCCGGACAATATCATATGTTCAGGTCTTCGGTGTTTCGTCGCTCTGGAGTCGAGCACTCGCCACACAGTGCGGCTGCGAAGCCGTGCAGTGATATTGCATCGTTTTTATGCGGCCGAGAAATCAAGTTCAATTTGGATCCCGTTGATTGGTCGATGACATCCGGTTTTCAGCGGCGCGTTTTGCTGCTGGAAAACAAGATCCCACGCGGGATGGTGAGTACATATGGCAGAATAGCGAGGAAACTTGGTCTACCACGCGCGGCAAGAGCCGTAGGCAATGCACTTGCCAGAAATCCCTTTCCCCTCATCATCCCTTGCCACCGGGCTGTGAGGTTTGACGGATCACTGGGAGGCTACGCCGGCGGCGTCAGAATGAAAAAGATGCTCCTGGAATTGGAGGGGGTCGAGTTTGACCGGCACGGTCGTGTAATCACCAAAAAATTCTGGTGA